GTGCCTTCGGCGCATTGCTTGACCTGTACCTGGTTGAGAAGCAGATACAATGGCGTGCTTAATCCGACCGCTGGCATGAGAAGGGGAATAAATACCAGGATCATCATTACTTCGCGCATTTTAAATTTGAAACGCGAGAAGGCGTAGGCGGCTGTCACGGCGACGCCCAGCGCGGCAAGCCCCACACCGAGCGAGAGAACGAAACTGTTCCTCAGCAATTCTGCAAATGTGACCGGATTGCCTGTTGGACGGTCGAGCACCTGACCGTAGGCGACGAAGGAAATTTCTTTTGGGATGAGTTCTAATTGTGAGGGACGGGTGGTCTTGGAACTTAACGATAAGGTAACGATATACATGATTGGGAACATCACCGACGCCAGAATGGCTAGCGCTATCAATTGGAGCAGGAGCTGCCTCCAAAGCGGGAGACTGCGCCCACCGGTCTGCCCGGAGGTGTTCATATTCATGAATCGGATGATCGAATTCTTCGTGTCGCTTGAGGTTGTCATCGTCATGCCTCCATGTAATTCTGTGTGGCGCGGGTGATGCGGTTTGTGATCAGGAAGACGACCAATGCCACAGCGAAGATAATGACGGCAAATGCGGCCGCTACGCCATACCAGCGCAGGTTGCGGACGAGATTATAGGCGAAAGTCACAAGCAATTCCGTCGAACGAGCGGGTCCGCCGCCGGTCATGAAAAAGACAAAATTGAACAGATTGAACGACAGGGTAAATCCATAAACTGCCGCCGGGATCATGGCAGGGCGAAGAAGCGGGACGGTAATGTTCCAGAATTGCTGTCCGCCGGTAGCCCCGTCGATGGAGGCTGCTTCGTATAAGTCTTTTGGGATGCTTTGCAATGCGCCGGTCGCCACGACAGACATGAAGGGCCAGCCGAGCCAGAAATTGGCGATCATCATTGCGTAATAGGCAAGGGTCAACGGAGCGCCCGGCAGGAAGCCGGGGATGGGGGGTTTGACGTCTTCGAACCAGCGGATGTAGATCGGGTCGAAATTTCCAAGGAACGTGCCCGAAAGAGTTGTGAGCAACTGGTTCATTGCGCCGTAGCGTTCGTCGAAGATGTTCGTCCACACCGTGGCTACCACCAGGGGCGGCACAACGACCGGCAGGACATAGGCCGCGCGGTAGATACGCTTTAACCAGAGTCCCTCCGTGTTGAGTAGGGTGGCGATCATGACACCGGCGGGAACATGCAGGACGACATTGCTCAACGCCCACCAAAAATTAAATTCCAGCACGCGGAAGAAATTGAAATTCTCAACGGGGAGCGCCGCTGTGAAAATATCAACATAGTTTTTAATGCCGATAAATCTAAGGTCGGGCGATCTCATGCCCAGCAGGAGATGTTGGGTCTCGAAATTTGTGAATGAAATGATGACCTGATAGATGAGCGGATAAAAAGTGATCACCCCCATGATAAGAAAAGCAGGTAATAGATAAAGATACGGCAGGACTGCGTTTTGCCTTTTGGTTTTTGCGAAGGATGATTGTGCTGCCGCCATCTTGTTCTCCTTGGTGGGGTCTTCTTCTGCAAATGTGGGAGGAGCGGACAAGAATGATCCTTGTCCGCTCCTCCCTGCTTGTTGCAGTTTGAACTACTTGGTCGCGCCTTCGAAAGCGGTGGCGACCCAGTCGGCAGCCGGGGTTCCGGCATCAAAGACCTGGTCGGTTCCGCAGAAGTTGCCCCAGTAGTTGCCCATGGCTTCCACCTGCGGGCGGAAGTAGGCAGTGGAGAAGGCATCGAGCAGACCCTGGATGAGCGGGTCGGTCACTTCAACAGTGGTGTTGGCGGGGACATGGCCGGCTTCGTTCATCATGGCTTCCTGAGCGGCTTTGTTGGTCAGGTAGAGAGCTACTTCGAGAGCGGCTTCCTGATTTTCGCTGTTCGGGTTGAAGTACCAGCCATCTACGCCGAGGAGCGGGTTGGAAGCGCCGCCGGGACCGGCAGGGATCGGGGCAACGCCGAGCTTGTCGCCAAGGGCGTTGCGATAATCGCCCATTGCCCAGTTGCCATTGGTGATCGCGGCAACGGTGCCTTCAGTGAAGGGAGCTAGACCATCGCTGTCATTGCGGGGCCAGCCGTTTTCAACGGAGACCTGATACAGGTCATTGAGGTAAGACATGGCATCGGCAACTTTCGCCTGGTTGGCATCAGCAGCGACAAAATTGAACTGATCGTCGAAGATCTGACCGCCAAAGGAGCCGAAAAAGCCCCAGTGGTGGTAGCAGCCGAATGAAATGGCGACCGGGGTGCCGCCTTCCATCAACTCTTTCAGGTCGTCAGTGGTGGCGGGTGGTTCGGCGAGCATGTCCTTGTTGTACCAAAAGACCACAGCCTTGAGCGATTCGGGGATGCCGTACAACTTGCCGTCGTACATCATGCCGCCCTTGGAGAGATCACTGTAATCACCGAGTTTGCCGTCTGCGAGGGCGGTGATGTCAGCAATGGTCCCAGCGCGAGCCTGACCGCCAAGGTTGTCGTTCGGGGCGATGAACATATCCGGCCCGCCTCCCGCGGCAACATCGGTGTCATATTTGGTGAAGATGTCGTTAAACGGCACTTGAAGTACGTTGATGGTGATATTCGGGAGATCGGTCTTTGCCTGTTCCAACAAATTGGTTAGGGCAATTTCTTCAGCAGAACCGGTGCCATACGCATGCCAGAAGGTTACTTCACCCTGGGTAGTCGCAGCTCCGCCGCCGCCACATGCGGCAAGCGCGAGGGAAGCGACCATCAAAACGCTCAACAAAGCAAGCAATTTCTTTTTCATTCTCTTTTACTCCTTGGATTTTATTGAAAGCAATGTTTTACTGGAGTCGTGCAGTTTGCGTTTTTTTGGCCGGGCAACCACCTCCTTTATAGGCGATTATCGAATGGCTTCTTCCGTCTCTGTATCGAAGATGTGGAACTTGTCCATGTCAAAGATGACCTGGACGTCATGCCCCACACGCTTCTGCGAGCGGGGATCGACACGGGCAATGAATGTGTTCGCTCCTGTGATCAGGTAGAGGAAGGTTTCATTTCCCATTAACTCGGTCACATCCACTTTGGCGCTTACTTTTTCTCCGTGAATGTTGGGCGGGGCAAATTCGGGGTCGTGGATGTTCTCCGGGCGGATGCCGAAAACAATTTTCTTGCCGTTCATGTTTTTATACGGCGCGGCAAGCGCATCCGGGATCTGCACCTTGAAAGAATCCATGTCCACCGTCACTTTCCCTCCGTCGACATCGATCTTACCGGGGAAGAAGTTCATGGACGGGGAACCGATAAAACCTGCGACGAAGAGGTTGGCAGGACGGTCGTATAACACCTGCGGAGTATCCAGTTGCTGAAGCAGACCCTTATTGATCACCGCGATGCGGCTCGCCATGGTCATGGCTTCGGTCTGGTCGTGGGTAACGTAGATGAAGGTCGTTTGCAAACGCTGGTGAAGCTTGCTGATCTCGGCACGCATCTGAACCCGCAATTTCGCATCGAGATTGGAAAGCGGCTCATCGAAGAGAAAGACCTTCGGTTCGCGCACGATGGCGCGTCCAACAGCCACTCTCTGGCGTTGCCCGCCGGATAATTGGCGCGGTTTGCGGTCGAGCAAATGTTTGATGTCGAGGATTTCCGCCGCCTCGTTCACACGCCTGTTGATCTCACTTTTCGGCGTCTTGCGTAATTTCAAGCCGAACGCCATATTGTCGAAAACAGTCATGTGCGGATAGAGCGCATAGGATTGGAACACCATGGCAATATCGCGATCTTTGGGCGCCACGTCGTTTACGATGCGGTCGCCGATCTTGATCTCACCCGAGGTGATCTCCTCCAAGCCTGCCAACATGCGCAGGGCGGTTGTCTTGCCGCAGCCGGAAGGCCCGACCAGCACGAGAAACTCCTTGTCATCAACCGTGAAATTGATATTCTTGATGACAGATACATCCCCGAAATTCTTGACTACATTGTTGTATGTTACGCTTGCCATGGTATTACCTCCAATTCTGAACGAGTATGGTAATTTAATTATAACCACAAGGGCGCAATTGACCTATACCTTTGATAAAACAGATAGTTGTTTGGCTAAACAAAGTCGCTTAAATCGACCGGTTTTCCTATGTCGGCAGATTTTGCCAGCGACAATATTGCGGCAATATTCGCCCGGCTGTCTGCCAGGGTGACACGCGGTGTTTTCCCGGACTGGATGGCATCGCACAAATCCTCAACCTCTCCAAGATAAAGTTCGCGGCCTTTGATTCTTATCCT
This portion of the Anaerolineales bacterium genome encodes:
- the ugpC gene encoding sn-glycerol-3-phosphate ABC transporter ATP-binding protein UgpC: MASVTYNNVVKNFGDVSVIKNINFTVDDKEFLVLVGPSGCGKTTALRMLAGLEEITSGEIKIGDRIVNDVAPKDRDIAMVFQSYALYPHMTVFDNMAFGLKLRKTPKSEINRRVNEAAEILDIKHLLDRKPRQLSGGQRQRVAVGRAIVREPKVFLFDEPLSNLDAKLRVQMRAEISKLHQRLQTTFIYVTHDQTEAMTMASRIAVINKGLLQQLDTPQVLYDRPANLFVAGFIGSPSMNFFPGKIDVDGGKVTVDMDSFKVQIPDALAAPYKNMNGKKIVFGIRPENIHDPEFAPPNIHGEKVSAKVDVTELMGNETFLYLITGANTFIARVDPRSQKRVGHDVQVIFDMDKFHIFDTETEEAIR
- a CDS encoding sugar ABC transporter permease, with product MAAAQSSFAKTKRQNAVLPYLYLLPAFLIMGVITFYPLIYQVIISFTNFETQHLLLGMRSPDLRFIGIKNYVDIFTAALPVENFNFFRVLEFNFWWALSNVVLHVPAGVMIATLLNTEGLWLKRIYRAAYVLPVVVPPLVVATVWTNIFDERYGAMNQLLTTLSGTFLGNFDPIYIRWFEDVKPPIPGFLPGAPLTLAYYAMMIANFWLGWPFMSVVATGALQSIPKDLYEAASIDGATGGQQFWNITVPLLRPAMIPAAVYGFTLSFNLFNFVFFMTGGGPARSTELLVTFAYNLVRNLRWYGVAAAFAVIIFAVALVVFLITNRITRATQNYMEA
- a CDS encoding extracellular solute-binding protein; this encodes MKKKLLALLSVLMVASLALAACGGGGAATTQGEVTFWHAYGTGSAEEIALTNLLEQAKTDLPNITINVLQVPFNDIFTKYDTDVAAGGGPDMFIAPNDNLGGQARAGTIADITALADGKLGDYSDLSKGGMMYDGKLYGIPESLKAVVFWYNKDMLAEPPATTDDLKELMEGGTPVAISFGCYHHWGFFGSFGGQIFDDQFNFVAADANQAKVADAMSYLNDLYQVSVENGWPRNDSDGLAPFTEGTVAAITNGNWAMGDYRNALGDKLGVAPIPAGPGGASNPLLGVDGWYFNPNSENQEAALEVALYLTNKAAQEAMMNEAGHVPANTTVEVTDPLIQGLLDAFSTAYFRPQVEAMGNYWGNFCGTDQVFDAGTPAADWVATAFEGATK